The sequence below is a genomic window from Malassezia restricta chromosome IV, complete sequence.
CGGCTCGGTCGCCCGTGTTGGTTATCTCCATCATGCGGCGACGGTACCCAGGGAACAGTTGGATGGGCGGAGCCGTTGTGAGAGCCATGACCTTACCAGGCACAGGGCCTTCAGGCGTCCGAATCTGAGGGAAAATACTGTCGTCTGGCACAGACAGCCCCGAGCCGTACAAGGCTGCTTCCAGGCTGCCGCTCGATGAGCATATGGGATGGACCACAGTGACCAGGAACGTTCCATCCGGGAACGTAGCTTCGATCATGATTTCATGCACGATTTGAGCGACACCTTGGCGAACGTGACGGTATCCCAGGATCGTCTTACcacgctgcatgagcgACGCGACGGTGTACTGGCCCGAGCGCGCCATTTCATGCAGCACTGTGCTAAGCAGGGCAATCGTCTCCGTCTCATTGAGCCGGAGACcacgcgcgaggcgcgtctggGCAAGCAAGCCAATCTCGCGCAGATAAAGCTTGTCACGTTCGCGCGGTAGTAGATGCATGGATACAAGAATGGCGCTTGCCGTTCCCGTGGACCTTGAACTTCTCTCCAGCCACGTGATTTCCCCACTACGACGACCATGCTCATCAAGGTCAAGACACTGACGGGCAAAGGTGCGTGCATATGCACCTAGCTAACGCAGTAGAAATTGAGCTACATGTCGAGTCAACGGACAAGGTACGTGCCGCATCACTAATGTGAGATTCTGCGCATcaaggagcgcgtcgaagaAAAGGAGGGTATCCCAcctgcgcagcagcgcctgatTTTCGGCGGCAAGCAAATGTACGCTGCATGCAAGCATCACAACTAACAGGCAGGGCTGACGACAAGGTCGTCAAGGACTATGGCATCGAGGGCGGGACCGTTCTTCACGTATGTCTCACGTGCTTACCCATCAGCTGGTCCTTTCTCTTCGTGGCGGTATGTAGTCGGTGCATACCCCGTACGTAGCATGATCACAGTAGCGAGAGCCACAGCGATGCACCGAGCCTACGGAGCCGCGTCCTCCTGGGCAGCGGACTGGGACCGTGAGCCCTGCTCACCTCCACATCATAACCGGCGCGTCCTCTTTGAGCGGCCCGTCTGACGCGTCGACGCTTTTTCCCGCTCATGGCTGACATACAGACACGTCGGCAGTCAGCGCGTGTGGCGCAAAAGCAAAAGCGCTCACTGGATGCACCGAGCGAGGAGGCAGAGGCGCCTTCACCGAAGCAGACCAAGACGTCGACGCCGGCCACAAAGCCACTGCGCGTTGGTGACACACTTCCATccgtcgagctcgtcgaccaGGATGGCAAGACGGTGAATGTGGGCGAGTTGCGCAAGGTGGTGATATTTACGTATCCTAAGGTATGTGAAGGGCAAGACTGATGGATAGGCCAATACGCCTGGATGCACGAGGCAGGCACAGTGCTTCCGTGATGCGAGCAGCGACTGGAAGCAGGCGGGGTACGACATCTTTGGGCTGTCGAGTGACTCGCCCAAGGCGCAGTCGACATGGGCCAAGGTACGTTGGATATATTCACGCGAAGAAACACGCACTACCGTATCGCCTGTTGTCTGATCCAACGCGGACGGTGATCGGCGCGCTTACCGGGACCAAGGCCAGCACGAAGCGCAGGTACGTGGCTGAGACTGACGCAAGTCACTTTGTTGTTGGCGAAGACGGCACACTTACGCTTTCGACAGTGGGCGTCAAGCCTGGCGAGGTATGTGGCCTGATACTTATCAGCAGAGCTCAAGTGCGGCGCTCATGTCGGTGTCGCCGGCCCAGTAAGGGGCGCGTCCCATCCGAGACCGTGTGCAATGTTCTGAGCGAGTGCGCGTTTGAGGAACTGCTCGCGAGAGAGCATACGCGTGTGTTTAATGAAGCGGTCGAGCGAGAGTTGCTCCGAGTATAGTGCACGACTGAGCTGGTATAGTGTATCTTCAATGGCTTGGTCGTCGGCCATGagctgcaggagctggTTTTCGACAAGACTCGTGGCCGACATCATATGATCGACGTCCGGCTCAGGCCGAGCCTCGAGCTCCCACGTAGTCCGCTTGGCTGTGTCCATCATAGTCGACAGACGCTGCGTGTTGGTGACACAGACATCTCGTACAgcacgcaggcgctgcatttCGTCTTCCAGCGCCGGTGCACCGCGTTCCAGGTCGTCCAagagcatgcgcagctgcgcatcagactgcgtctgcgccgcGTACATCTCGgcgacgcgcatcgagaGTTGCTGGTGGACCTTGGTATGCAGCTCGGTCACGGCAGGATTCATGGGCCGTGGTGGCGCGGGCATCGTCACCTCCGGTACCTCCGTCTCGCGGGGAGAGGCATGGTTCGCTTTGGGAGGAAGAGGCGGCATGGCTGGCACGGTCTGtcgaggcagcggcggtgGGGCCGGTGGGGACGTGGGGCGCTTGGCCATGACGGGCGGCTCGAGGCTGAAAGCGGCCTGGCATTCACGCACAAGTTCGAGCAGGGAACTTGCTTCAGGCTTGCGCATCCACGTATGTATGTACGGCACCTGTACACACCCTTCTGGCGTGGtgtgtgcgccgctgcgtaGTAGCATGTCACGCATGGGCACGACGTAGACAATCGGAGGCTCCTGCGGGTACACGCGCGGGAACCAAAAATGCATGGGTATGTTATATACGCTGCCACGAAATGGCACAGCGATCGTCCCGTCTAGTAGGAGAAGAAGCATCGAGCGGCCGTCATTGTATGCTGCACCGTAAGTGGCGCTGTGGGACGTACTGTACACATCTGTGCGGGGCCGCAGCGTCGGGTACTCAGTCAGGATGGTGTCCATGTCTGACAtgatgcgtgcgcgctcCTTGTACTGCTGAATGAGTCGGTCGGACGTACAGGAACGAGCACCTGGCTGAGCCAGCGAAACACGAGATCATGCATGATGAAAGGCAGAGCTACGAGGCTATGTGGACATGCCTTTTCTTTGTGGAggccatcgacgacgtggccgaggcgctcgaagGGCTTGGACGAGCAAGTCCATTTGGCCTCGAACAATCCCCTTCTTTTGGCCGCGGCGGTTGATCAGTACTTTGGACTTGCCAGGTGCGCTGCTCTTGTCAAAAACGACGACGGTGCCGGAGcggccagcgcgcgccgagcggcCAGCGCGGTGCAGGAGCTCGAGGGCATTGTTGTTTGCAGCGTGCACAGACCGCTTGGTATTTCGGCCAGCATCAGGTAAGAATACATGCCGTAGGAACGGTCCAAAATCCAGGCCACGCGAGAGCAACGATGTTGTCACTAgcacacgcggcgcgtcctGCCCAGGGGGAGAACGACGCGCCAAGTACTCGGATGGTCCAGCTAGAAACGGAGCGAGCGAGGGCGAGGTGCGTGTTTTGCGGTCGCTCCCCTCGCCTGTCCATGCGACGTGATCGACATTCCGCTGCGACAGAAAGCGGCTGAGTTGTTCGACACTCGAGCGCTTATCGCGGAATATTAGCACCTGGTCGTGCTCGCACCCAGGCGTCGTAAATACGCGGAATAACTCCTTGAGCACGGCCAATTCTTTGCTGCCACTAGGATCGACAAACATGACAGATAGACGCCGGGGCAGGTGGTGCAGGTGCGGTGATGCGAGTGTCACGAGCGATGGACAAGCCTCGTCAAAGAACAGGCGCACAGATTTTGGTATCGTAGCGGTCACAAACAACTGCTGGGCCGAGTCGGATAGGTTCTGTAATACTGACATGGTTTCGGAGCGAAAGCCTTCATCCAAGAGCGTGTCGGCCTCATCCACCACGAGCATTTCGACGTTGGTGAGAGAGAGCATCTTGTGCTCTGCCACAAACGAAGGCGTTGACACAAGCACGTCGGGTGAGATCGGTGCGCCATTCCACGTCTCGCTAAAAGAGGCCAGGCGCGCTAGGCGCGCCAAGTCTGCTTGCAGCGTCGCAGAGTACGCTGGCTTAGACGAGCATGCCACGCGAAGCTTGTGTGACGCGTCGTGGCACAGCACTTTGGCTACCTCCGAGATCTGGCGCGCTAATTCATGCGTAGGGGCCAGGACAAGTGCCCTTGGCATGATGCACGGCTCGAAGCCGCCTTGGACGTGCCGAATATCCGCATGCTCCGTATGTGAGCGCGACTGATGAAGACGCTGCAGAACAGGAAGGAGGTATGCAAGGGTTTTGCCACTGCCTGTCTCAGCTGCAATGAGGGTAtgccgcgccgtgccatggcGTGGAAAGAAGTGTGCGAGAGATTGGGCCTGTGGCGTTGTTGGGCGAGCACGCTCGCCGAGTAGGCCATGCACCATACGCAGAAGACCATGCGATAGCGGTGGCGACGTAAATTGGGTCTTTGTTTCGGCTGGAACGAGAGCCTGGGCGAATTCGAGCGCCGGCAGCTCGCCAGGCCGAGCCTCTTCATggggcgacgtgcgccgccgtggcGTGGGGTGGCTCAGTCGGTGCCGTAATGGCGTACGCGCGTGCTTGCCTGCTCGTATCCCTGTCGAGAACCAGCGGACCGGCAGCGAAACGCCGTGTGGACGCCACATAAGGAAAAATGGAGGGACGCGTCAGCCATACTTTTTTTCATGGCTCCACCAGGCCGGACCATCGCACAGCTGTGGGTGGCGGGCATTGTAGTGGGCATTTGGCTGCTTGTGCGACGGTGGCTACCATTGTTTCCTGCAAAAATGAGCATGTTACAAGCACCGCATGGTATGGATGCGTACTTGCGCTGGGCCAAGGCccaggccgaggcgcactGGGCAGACCCGACGAAGCAGCATATGACGCTCCTGATGGGGAACGAGGCGGGCGACCTTGACTCGGCTGCCTCGGCAATTGCTTTGAGCTACGTGATGAATCATGAGCCACGCTACTTTATGGAAAGGTATGGTCTTCCACCGAGCGTCTATGTGCCTGTGATTCAGACGCCACGAACGCAGCTCACGTACCGCCGGGAGAACCTGCACGTGTACCAGATGATCCACACGACACCCGAGGCACTGCTTTGTGTAGACGACCTAGGAGATATATCGTCGCCGCGGTTCGGGACTACGGCGAACGTGTCGCTGGGACTCGTGGATCACCCGCGCCTCGGTGCAGCGTGGGGCGACAAGGGTCGGCGCGTTGATGTGATTGTCGATCATCATGAAGACGATGGCTCGCACCCTGAGGCAAAGCTTCGAGTTATCCGCAGCCCGTCATCAGATCCTGTTGGATCAGCTGCGAGCTTGGTAGCTAATCTCATATCGCAAGCGCAGGGAGGCAGAGCCTTGCTGACCGAGGTGGCTGACCTGCTCCTCAGTGCGATTGTGCTCGACACACGCAATCTCAAGATGCAGCCATCAGGGAAGGCGACAGACGTGGACGTACATGCGTATGCATACTTACGGCCGCACTCATCCTTCGGCCCATCAGAGGTGGATGTCCGAAACGGTCGCGTGGACACATCGCATACCAAGGCATGGAATGAGGACTTGCAGCGCACAAAGAACGACGTCTCCCATCTCGATACACATGCACTGCTGTCACGCGACCTAAAGATGACGAGTATGTCGGGCCTGCACATTGGTCTGGCAGCCGTGCCGCTGTCCTTTTCGTCCTGGATCAGCGGCGCGTACCGAACTAATGCGCCCGTCGACACGGTCCGGGAAGAGGTTGCTGAGCGTGAGTGGTCGGTATGGTGGACGCAGCTTGCTGGATTTATGCGCGAGAAAGGTATGGATATGGCCGTCGTGCTCCTTTCGTACCGAGAAGCGATGGATGGCAAGACGAAGAGCCGCCGAGACTTGGCGTTGGCGTACTTTGGCCAGGCCCGGTTTCTTGAGCAAGTGGCTTCGTCACTGGAGGCTTTCGGTTCAAAGAAGCTTTTCCACGATGGCGTCTCCCTTGAGCTTGAGACGTGGAAAGGCCAACGACGCGTCCCAAGCGGCAAGCGCGAGCGAAACATGGGTATCCATGGCCATCAAGTGTCTAGTGTGCCGGGTATGACGGCCGTGGTGTGGCGGCAGCGCAACACGAATGCAAATCGCAAAATTGTACAGCCTGCATTGCTTCGCGTGCTGCACCACCTCTTATAGCCATGATGGACAGTGCACGGGATCGAGTTTTACGCGAGACAAGTCAAAGCGCTCGATAAACTCTTCGTCCGACATTTTTTCACCGGCGAAGCGGGCGTACTCCTCAAGGAGACTAATATGACTCCATCTTTGCAGGCGGCGGATGCAGCCCACGACGCACCCCACGCGATACTTGCCCTTGTTGCAGTGGATGAGCACGGGTAAatggcgctcgtcgaggaTGTGAGTGAGTGCACTCGccacctcgtcctcgtccatctcaGTAAACGGCTCTTTATTCATTGTGACGCGATGATGAAATATGCGTATACCCTCGCGATGCGCCCACTGCACGACATTCTCGCGGTAATCGTCGTTGGCGAGGTATATGATGCTTTTAAGGTTGAGGCGCTTGAGAAAGCTAAAGTTGCGCTCGTTCGGATGCCCACTGCGGTACACACCTGGTGCCACCATGTCAAAATTCAGCGGCGGCACCACCGTCTCGgtcgacgccgtgcgcgtAATATGACGCAGCGGCCCCACGCCCTCGGTGATCACAACATCGCCTACCTCCATGGTGGTGTGTGGCTCAGATCACGTGCTAACGCCTTTCGGTCCCAGCGgagcggccgcggcggttGCGTCTCGAATCaacgcatggcgcagcgaCCAGGCCCCAGTTCGGGGCGCGTTGGAGAGGGCGGCTCCCAGCGCCGGATCCCGCTGCCGGGTATTAGTTCTACGGCATCTGCtttgcgctcgcggcgaAACGAGACGCGCGTGTGGCCGTACACAGACGAGATCGACGACTTTGAGGTCGAGACACCTggtgacgcggcgctccatGAGCTACCGTCTGGCATCATTATGCCCGGTGTAAAAAGTGCGCGCATGTCGCAGGCCAATGCAAGCGCTGCGAATGCGGCGGGCGAGGTACCCAAGAGCCAGCCAGGGCGTGTGACAGCGCTCAAAACAGGCGCCATGTGGGCTTCTCGCGCTCCGCCGCCTAAACTGCCGGGAAGCAAGCCTGGCTTCCAGTTCAAAGGTACACCTATGCGTGTACCGCGCTACTCACTGCCTGTTCGTGCCGAGAAGCcggtgcgtgcgtcgaAGGTGACGGGTCGGCATGTTCTCTTGCCCAGTGAGAGTCAGTTAGCGCCCATGGCGATGGCTGAGAAGCCAAACAAGGCAGgagaggaggaggaagacgacgaagaggatgaagaGGATGAAGAGGATGAAAATGATGTGTCGCAGCAGCCTTGGGAGCAGCGCAAAGGCCCAGTGTACTATACGTTCGAGCGCATGCCTCCGCTGACACGCGCCACGACAGAGCTTCCACGCCTCACCTCGTATGCGGTCTCAACGTCGCTCAATCTGCGCGCCGTGCTAGCTTTTCTTCGTCGTGAGCATGGCGTGCGACCGCGCTTGTACGAAGGGTGTGTGTACGCCCTGTACTTCAAACCGCTGCTGCCAGGCTTCGGACGCGCCTCCGTTCGCAgttcgcgagcgccgcagACTGGCAGTCCTGGACAGGAAAGTCGACATGAGCGCGAAATCCAGCGGGATGAAGAGAGTGGCTATGTGGGCGACTACTTTGTGCCGCAGGAGGAGCAAGAAATGGATACGAACGGTTACATTCCTGATGAGCACCAggcgatggacgcgccagcgccgcagGCCAGCGTGGCCGAGCCAAGTGATCCTGACTCGGCTGGCGCTCGGGACATGCTGCTTGCCGATGAGGCTGATGAGCGACATGAGTCGCAGCAtcggaggcggcggcggcgtgtcgtgcgAATCAATGAGGCATCACACacgcatgccgccgagcCAAatgagcatgcgccgcagaGTATTAAAGATGCGCTGGATATGGCTGAGCTGGTACTTTTGCCGTACGGTGTGTTGGTCATGTTCAACTTCACGcaggaggaggaggaacTGGTCATCGCCGACATCATGCAGTCGGGGGCGATTCGGAACCCCCACAAAATGTACGACCGCGAACTCTTTCACTTCTGCTACGACCCGaatgtgcgtgcgccgcgtaTTCACAACGATTTTTTCACGTTTCGCGAGCCGAACCACTTGCTCAAGCTGTCGTTGGCCCATGCAATTGCGCAAAGCACGAAACTCTCCGAATTTGAAGAGAGTATGCACAAGACACTAGAGTTGACATCGCACATTCCACGCGAGCTTGCACAGACGGGCGAGCTTCGTGTGAGCCGGCGAGGCGCACTGCGTATGTCGGGACACCTGTTCAAGCTGCGTGTGGATGTCAATCtcacgagcgacgtgctTGATACGCCCGACTTGTTTTGGGATGAGGCAAGtctgcaggcgctgtaTGATGCGATACGCGCATATCTTGAGATTGACGATCGCGCCCAAACACTGAATGAGCGTTTGGCCGTGGCGAATGAGCTCCTCGAGGTCATTCACGAGCACTTTTCCAATGCGGCCATGAGTAAAATCACTTGGATTATTATTATTTTGATTGTTGTGGCATGTATCGTCGCTGTTGGCGAGATCTCTGCGCGACTTATCCTGCACGCTAGGTAGGGTGTAGCTCTGGAAACATGTAGGACTCGAGCGAATGACCTGCCTGTAGTCGCTGTagggcatcgacgacgaaAGAGAAGGGCATACGCGCCTGCTTTGTCACACTTCGCTCAGCATCGAGCATGACAAGGCACACGCACTTATCTTGCTCACTGTCCTCGTCGGCCCCCAACATGCGGGCCGCGTTGGTTTCTACGGCGCGCACAGCGTCATCGAGCGTAGAGGCATGTCCTTGCGGCGCTATCATGTGCGTCAGAGCCGACAAGTCAGCTGAATCCTTGCCTGACATAAGCTCAGAGACATAGATGACAGAATAGCACGCGCTGCTCCCGTCTCGTCTACGTCCGGATGCGCCAGCAACGCCACACGCCGCGACATGATACAGGACACCAGCCCCGCTGACCTCGCACTGACCATCTCGATAATCACGTGATTTACATGGATCGAgcctgcacgacgcgtggaGAGTctggcggcggcacagcgtgGACGACGAACATGCCGACGGAGGAGGCAGCCGCGCCTCGTGATACGCAGGAGGATGGGTCCCTGTCATTCACCGGCCTATATGCGATATCTACCATGTTGAATCACCCGTGGAAGAAGGCTGCGCCGATCCACGCAGGCTCGGCGAGGTTTCCGCCCATCGGTCCCGCGAGTGGACATGCATTGCCACAGATGCCGCCGACGGACATGCACGTTCTGGATGAGTATGTGTCCGAGTTTTCCGACGAGTGGAATAGGTATGAAcgtgagcatgcgctcATCCGTGCTCACAATGCAACGCCGAGTGCGCTTCCCAAGCATCTGCCGCCCCTGAGCACTGTGCCGCAGGTGTTTTTCAGCAGCGACTTTGACCTCGGGCAGCCATACACGTTCGACCTCGTGACTGAGCGGTACAAGCAGTCGACTACTATGGGCATCGAAGGTGATGCGGATGTATTGCAGTATGGCGTCGTGATGAAccacatgctgcaggaGAAGCTGAGCTACTATTCGGACGTGATTGAGCAGCATCTCATTGTGGAAATCGGAGCCAAGAGCGCATCATTCTTTGATGCACTTGCTACGCTGCATCAGCTTCGTACTGACGCCCAATcatgcctcgagcgcacCCACTCAGTCTCTCGAAAGCTCCATGCGGTTGACGCATACGTCCGTGACGGACTCGAGATTGCTCGACTGCAAGCTGAGCGCCGAGACCTCGAGGCCCAACAAGATCTCCTCACTCAGGTACAGAAGCTATTAGAGCGGCGCGATCTAGTACGGTTGTCTGTTCAGCACGACGAGTTTGAGAATGCCATGACCCTGCTCGAGGATTTGTACCGTGTCCTGGATGATGCGAGTTTGCCATTGCACCAACTCGAATGCCTCAAAGGAATCCGGCCGCAACTCGAAGCTGAGCAAGGCAAAATGTCTGAGTGTCTTCAAGGGGATCTGGCTGGCATACTCGAGCGCGCGTTGTGGGCGGACGACATGGATGTGGGATGTGTGCAGGCTACGTCGGCTTTGGACAGCGTTCTTTCGCCGCCACAGACAATGAACATTACTTTACCCGCAGATCTTTTGCCGGTCTGGTCGCTGCTTGAGCGTTGTGGTGGCCTCCCCGCTGCGCTTCAAAGCTACACACAGCGGATCGACGACTTGCTTATACGGGGCGTTCGGAGACTCGTTCAGCCCCATGATTTtgccgcatgtgcagcgCCCGGCTCAGAGACGCCTCCCCGTACGTGGCCCGAGTATATGCGCGCACTCGCGGCGGTTCTGCGGGCCCTGTGGCTTTATGCACAATGCATGCAGAGCGTGCACGATGCACTAAATCGTGAGGTCGGCCGGAACGTGTTGACGGACGCGACGCAAGCGATTTGGTCGGCCTGTGAGCGTGTCACTGCGGATGTGATATCGctgacacgcgcgccgccctTGTCACAGCTGGGACGGGATGCCTTTATTGTGTACTTTGCGCTTGTGTGGCGCAGTATGCAGCAGATTGAGGCGGCGTCATCGCAACCGAGTGTTTCGCTACGGAGCCGTGTCTTGAGTCAGGCTAAGACGTACCTTAGTCAGTTTCACCGCGTGCGCGTTGAgcgggcggtgcgtgcgattGAAGACGAAGTATGGACACCCATACCTGTATCagccgagctgcagcacaccGTGCAACAACTTGTCGAGATTGCCAGCAGTGATGTGCCGACATACTGCGTTCCATTGACCCTCGACGGCGAGGCCCCTCACGACGCGGTGGTAGAGTctgagcagcagcgacagcTCCTCGTTGGCAGCGACAGCTACTTTGTGGTGCGCGCAAGTGGACAAGTTATTGAGCTCCTCAGCGACTACGCACGTGTCATTGTCAATATGCCGACGTTTGCGGTCGAAGCACTCGGGTGGGTCGTCGAATTTCTCAAGCAGTTCAATTCGCGGACATGCCAggtcgtgctgggcgccggtgcgatgcgctccgCTGGTTTAAAAAACATCACGGCACGACACTTGGCTATCGCAGCACAGTCGCTATCGCTGATGATGGCGTTAGTGCCGTCGCTGCGTGAACTACTCAAGCGGCACTTGAAGCCGTCGCAGTTTGTGCTCTTGAGCGACTTTGACAAGCTGCAAAACGACTTCCGGGAGCATCAGTACGAGATCCATGCCAAGCTTGTGTCGATCATGGGTGACCGAGTGCAAGTCCACAGCAAGGCGTTAGCAAACACGGACGTGAACAAGTGCGACGGTCATCTCCAACCCATACAGGA
It includes:
- a CDS encoding ubiquitin-like protein Nedd8 — protein: MLIKVKTLTGKEIELHVESTDKILRIKERVEEKEGIPPAQQRLIFGGKQMADDKVVKDYGIEGGTVLHLVLSLRGGM
- a CDS encoding peroxiredoxin Q/BCP; amino-acid sequence: MADIQTRRQSARVAQKQKRSLDAPSEEAEAPSPKQTKTSTPATKPLRVGDTLPSVELVDQDGKTVNVGELRKVVIFTYPKANTPGCTRQAQCFRDASSDWKQAGYDIFGLSSDSPKAQSTWAKKHALPYRLLSDPTRTVIGALTGTKASTKRSHFVVGEDGTLTLSTVGVKPGESSSAALMSVSPAQ
- a CDS encoding ESCRT-I complex subunit TSG101, with protein sequence MHDLVFRWLSQVLVPYKERARIMSDMDTILTEYPTLRPRTDVYTYNDGRSMLLLLLDGTIAVPFRGSVYNIPMHFWFPRVYPQEPPIVYVVPMRDMLLRSGAHTTPEGCVQVPYIHTWMRKPEASSLLELVRECQAAFSLEPPVMAKRPTSPPAPPPLPRQTVPAMPPLPPKANHASPRETEVPEVTMPAPPRPMNPAVTELHTKVHQQLSMRVAEMYAAQTQSDAQLRMLLDDLERGAPALEDEMQRLRAVRDVCVTNTQRLSTMMDTAKRTTWELEARPEPDVDHMMSATSLVENQLLQLMADDQAIEDTLYQLSRALYSEQLSLDRFIKHTRMLSREQFLKRALAQNIAHGLGWDAPLTGPATPT
- a CDS encoding ATP-dependent RNA helicase MRH4, mitochondrial; the encoded protein is MWRPHGVSLPVRWFSTGIRAGKHARTPLRHRLSHPTPRRRTSPHEEARPGELPALEFAQALVPAETKTQFTSPPLSHGLLRMVHGLLGERARPTTPQAQSLAHFFPRHGTARHTLIAAETGSGKTLAYLLPVLQRLHQSRSHTEHADIRHVQGGFEPCIMPRALVLAPTHELARQISEVAKVLCHDASHKLRVACSSKPAYSATLQADLARLARLASFSETWNGAPISPDVLVSTPSFVAEHKMLSLTNVEMLVVDEADTLLDEGFRSETMSVLQNLSDSAQQLFVTATIPKSVRLFFDEACPSLVTLASPHLHHLPRRLSVMFVDPSGSKELAVLKELFRVFTTPGCEHDQVLIFRDKRSSVEQLSRFLSQRNVDHVAWTGEGSDRKTRTSPSLAPFLAGPSEYLARRSPPGQDAPRVLVTTSLLSRGLDFGPFLRHVFLPDAGRNTKRSVHAANNNALELLHRAGRSARAGRSGTVVVFDKSSAPGKSKVLINRRGQKKGIVRGQMDLLVQALRAPRPRRRWPPQRKGMST
- a CDS encoding exopolyphosphatase → MAPPGRTIAQLWVAGIVVGIWLLVRRWLPLFPAKMSMLQAPHGMDAYLRWAKAQAEAHWADPTKQHMTLLMGNEAGDLDSAASAIALSYVMNHEPRYFMERYGLPPSVYVPVIQTPRTQLTYRRENLHVYQMIHTTPEALLCVDDLGDISSPRFGTTANVSLGLVDHPRLGAAWGDKGRRVDVIVDHHEDDGSHPEAKLRVIRSPSSDPVGSAASLVANLISQAQGGRALLTEVADLLLSAIVLDTRNLKMQPSGKATDVDVHAYAYLRPHSSFGPSEVDVRNGRVDTSHTKAWNEDLQRTKNDVSHLDTHALLSRDLKMTSMSGLHIGLAAVPLSFSSWISGAYRTNAPVDTVREEVAEREWSVWWTQLAGFMREKGMDMAVVLLSYREAMDGKTKSRRDLALAYFGQARFLEQVASSLEAFGSKKLFHDGVSLELETWKGQRRVPSGKRERNMGIHGHQVSSVPGMTAVVWRQRNTNANRKIVQPALLRVLHHLL
- a CDS encoding tyrosine-protein phosphatase SIW14, which encodes MEVGDVVITEGVGPLRHITRTASTETVVPPLNFDMVAPGVYRSGHPNERNFSFLKRLNLKSIIYLANDDYRENVVQWAHREGIRIFHHRVTMNKEPFTEMDEDEVASALTHILDERHLPVLIHCNKGKYRVGCVVGCIRRLQRWSHISLLEEYARFAGEKMSDEEFIERFDLSRVKLDPVHCPSWL
- a CDS encoding YagE family protein — its product is MAQRPGPSSGRVGEGGSQRRIPLPGISSTASALRSRRNETRVWPYTDEIDDFEVETPGDAALHELPSGIIMPGVKSARMSQANASAANAAGEVPKSQPGRVTALKTGAMWASRAPPPKLPGSKPGFQFKGTPMRVPRYSLPVRAEKPVRASKVTGRHVLLPSESQLAPMAMAEKPNKAGEEEEDDEEDEEDEEDENDVSQQPWEQRKGPVYYTFERMPPLTRATTELPRLTSYAVSTSLNLRAVLAFLRREHGVRPRLYEGCVYALYFKPLLPGFGRASVRSSRAPQTGSPGQESRHEREIQRDEESGYVGDYFVPQEEQEMDTNGYIPDEHQAMDAPAPQASVAEPSDPDSAGARDMLLADEADERHESQHRRRRRRVVRINEASHTHAAEPNEHAPQSIKDALDMAELVLLPYGVLVMFNFTQEEEELVIADIMQSGAIRNPHKMYDRELFHFCYDPNVRAPRIHNDFFTFREPNHLLKLSLAHAIAQSTKLSEFEESMHKTLELTSHIPRELAQTGELRVSRRGALRMSGHLFKLRVDVNLTSDVLDTPDLFWDEASLQALYDAIRAYLEIDDRAQTLNERLAVANELLEVIHEHFSNAAMSKITWIIIILIVVACIVAVGEISARLILHAR
- a CDS encoding vacuolar protein sorting-associated protein 54 → MPTEEAAAPRDTQEDGSLSFTGLYAISTMLNHPWKKAAPIHAGSARFPPIGPASGHALPQMPPTDMHVLDEYVSEFSDEWNRYEREHALIRAHNATPSALPKHLPPLSTVPQVFFSSDFDLGQPYTFDLVTERYKQSTTMGIEGDADVLQYGVVMNHMLQEKLSYYSDVIEQHLIVEIGAKSASFFDALATLHQLRTDAQSCLERTHSVSRKLHAVDAYVRDGLEIARLQAERRDLEAQQDLLTQVQKLLERRDLVRLSVQHDEFENAMTLLEDLYRVLDDASLPLHQLECLKGIRPQLEAEQGKMSECLQGDLAGILERALWADDMDVGCVQATSALDSVLSPPQTMNITLPADLLPVWSLLERCGGLPAALQSYTQRIDDLLIRGVRRLVQPHDFAACAAPGSETPPRTWPEYMRALAAVLRALWLYAQCMQSVHDALNREVGRNVLTDATQAIWSACERVTADVISLTRAPPLSQLGRDAFIVYFALVWRSMQQIEAASSQPSVSLRSRVLSQAKTYLSQFHRVRVERAVRAIEDEVWTPIPVSAELQHTVQQLVEIASSDVPTYCVPLTLDGEAPHDAVVESEQQRQLLVGSDSYFVVRASGQVIELLSDYARVIVNMPTFAVEALGWVVEFLKQFNSRTCQVVLGAGAMRSAGLKNITARHLAIAAQSLSLMMALVPSLRELLKRHLKPSQFVLLSDFDKLQNDFREHQYEIHAKLVSIMGDRVQVHSKALANTDVNKCDGHLQPIQDLVRETGTLFRVMTQFLQPAVVQTISTRVFTDIDMRMAHAITAVDVRTLDAHKLLISDVELLNEKMHAIDASWRGDKVTEAAKAKRPRLSIDARREGTPTLAYKARKSFGKRPPATQSPQIETNEAFQAPPESKPAEKGQDEEAKQKTPQPSIPENKAPNEPATNEPAANEPAANEAQESVPSTEAENTAEGKAEDKVLSPSTPATPSGPKSNADERVETPLLPSQVVAGNAPLENATPTKPKDATFTPTPRKGRVSLEQRLAEAAKRRGAQRIQTQQAKEMPSPPSTPLSSKPSLAERLAGATKQDTKDSDESSSRTKETSKETGELKRENTSELQHIEEPNAETSGANKEPSQEKETSHAGERKTKQHDKTQDLSARKQPNEVERGNDQEVGAVKELRDNQKNASVEELGQTEEPRLEEKTTRFAETVGAKEPSDAKQPSNFEENSHALEPIKGEAFSESKGPSDGTSKDSAEQSKDQKPRNDMEPSLAGKFNKAEGPCDMLELDRGSGDAKPEHAKEPSETKEPLDTKEATNQSHSDESGEPGSTSDTNRMNESESLLEHSLEPKPNASSESTETSEPTGTTIRSDRVDSSQATPTDLAAESAEEPSTIASS